GTGTGCCTGCATTGGGTTTCAGTGGCGGTGAACCCCTATTGAGGCGTGACATTTACAGTCTCGCCACGCTCGCCAAAGATTACGGCTTAGCCACATCCATAAACACCAATGGCACACTTGTGGATGAGTGGACTGCCAAGAAGCTTGCCAAAACCTTTGATTACGTGATAGTCTCCATTGACGGCTTCCAAGCCACCCATGACTCCATGCGCGGCGTAACTGGAACACAGGCCAAAGCCGTAAAGGCTGTTGAACATTTAAGTAGGGCTGGAGCAAATGTGGGCGTCAACACGGTTATCCATCCAGCCAATCTAAGTGAAATCCCCCGCCTCTGGCTTAGCTTATCCAGCCATGTCAAGTATTATTCCACGCAGCCTGTTAATCCGCCGCCAATTGGGCTTGAAGCTGATGGTGTACGTCGCCTCGTAAGGGTTCTCATTCAGCTTTGGAGGAGACGCCTCCTAGCCCTAGACGTCCCCGAACTATACATGCATGGAATCCCACTGTATGTGGCTGGCGCCGCCCCAAAAATCTGCGATGCAGGAAAACTATACTTCGCCCTCCAACCAGATGGCGAAATCATCCCATGCAGCCCAGGCCCAGACATGATTCCAGCCAGCCTAGGCAACATTCTGAGTACCCCGCTCAGTGAAGCCCTAAACAGGGAGGCGAACCCTGAGGTTTGGCGTAGAGTGGAAGCCTGCAGTGGCTGCTGGCTCACATGCACCACGGCCATATCCATATATGATAGGCATCCCATGGAGGCAGTGAAGAGATATCTTGAATTGAGCTTTGCGACGAGGGCGCCCCGCAAATGAGCGGGGCGGCCGCGGAGCCCACACACCCCAAAAACAAATTTTGGTGCGGGGCGCCTTGAAGGGGTTTGTGTTGTGGTTGTTGGGCTTGGTTTGATTGTGAAAAGGCGAGTTTGATTGTTTGTTTTTGGGTGTGTTGTTTGTGGGTTGATGGTTTGGGTTTGTGGGTTTAATTGTTGTTTTGGTTTTGTGTTCCCCCTTCTGTTTGGCTGCTTAGTTTTTGGTGTATTGCGAATGCTAGTGCTGTTAGGGCTGAGGCTGCAGCTAGGTCTGTTGCTATGGTTACTCCTGGGCATAGGTCTATGACTAAGTTTGCGAATCTATATACTCC
This portion of the Candidatus Methanomethylicota archaeon genome encodes:
- a CDS encoding radical SAM protein — translated: MSARSMLRVVGAYLDAKFRGKCRPLAAYYNVTFQCNLRCSFCSNWRVRVGELGGLEALRAVKTICEFGVPALGFSGGEPLLRRDIYSLATLAKDYGLATSINTNGTLVDEWTAKKLAKTFDYVIVSIDGFQATHDSMRGVTGTQAKAVKAVEHLSRAGANVGVNTVIHPANLSEIPRLWLSLSSHVKYYSTQPVNPPPIGLEADGVRRLVRVLIQLWRRRLLALDVPELYMHGIPLYVAGAAPKICDAGKLYFALQPDGEIIPCSPGPDMIPASLGNILSTPLSEALNREANPEVWRRVEACSGCWLTCTTAISIYDRHPMEAVKRYLELSFATRAPRK